From Methanoculleus oceani, a single genomic window includes:
- a CDS encoding GNAT family N-acetyltransferase codes for MTYSIELLSQSNAHRWEEFNCRCREGTPFHSIRWKNILEDVLKLRLRYYLILDGGKVVGICPFVKRSMKLFRGLSSIPRSEYSNILLDDTFNADHISEILSLFANKYSFLSFNTYDSALPDRIGYVNVPNEDGCNILLDLDQTPPETIWEEILSKDERYKVSRFEKGGFTVQEVGKGQDMEKFYQYYRENLSHIKGYILPFTFFERLLDSFSPDEVRVAIVTNNGVFAGGNLTLLDPARKTAYFQYLALNRDLPNKYSPSYYLSWEGINWAWENGYEKISFGREKLDNPRVRSKAKFGAEPVPIHSRVVLLSKTASLLYQLRQTVSGSREAGAPSTGRVS; via the coding sequence ATGACGTATTCCATCGAACTGCTATCACAGAGCAATGCTCACCGGTGGGAAGAATTTAATTGCCGGTGCAGGGAAGGGACGCCGTTTCACAGCATACGTTGGAAGAACATACTCGAAGATGTGCTGAAATTGCGATTACGCTACTATCTTATCCTGGATGGCGGGAAGGTCGTCGGCATATGCCCCTTTGTCAAACGGTCGATGAAACTCTTTCGAGGCTTAAGCAGTATACCCCGATCCGAGTACAGCAACATCCTGCTGGACGATACGTTCAATGCCGATCATATCAGCGAAATTCTGTCCCTCTTCGCGAATAAATATTCGTTTTTGTCCTTTAATACGTACGATTCGGCCTTACCTGACAGGATCGGGTACGTTAATGTCCCGAACGAGGATGGATGCAATATACTACTGGACCTGGATCAGACTCCGCCCGAGACGATATGGGAGGAGATCCTCTCGAAGGACGAGCGATACAAAGTCAGTAGATTTGAAAAAGGAGGCTTTACGGTCCAGGAGGTAGGAAAAGGGCAGGACATGGAAAAATTTTATCAGTATTACAGGGAAAACCTGAGCCACATAAAAGGGTATATCCTGCCGTTTACCTTCTTCGAGAGGCTTCTGGACTCATTTTCTCCGGACGAAGTGAGGGTTGCAATCGTGACGAACAATGGCGTATTCGCCGGCGGAAACCTGACGTTGCTGGACCCTGCCCGAAAAACCGCTTACTTCCAGTACCTTGCACTCAACCGGGACCTCCCGAACAAGTACTCTCCCAGTTACTACCTTTCGTGGGAGGGGATCAACTGGGCGTGGGAGAACGGCTATGAGAAGATATCGTTCGGACGGGAGAAGCTGGATAATCCTCGTGTCCGAAGCAAAGCAAAGTTCGGGGCCGAACCCGTGCCAATCCATTCGAGGGTAGTCCTGCTTTCGAAGACGGCTTCCCTGCTCTACCAGTTGAGACAGACCGTTTCAGGAAGCCGGGAGGCTGGTGCCCCCTCAACGGGCCGGGTGTCCTGA
- a CDS encoding GNAT family N-acetyltransferase, giving the protein MARTEVRALESGELTAWDELVAGSPQGTVFHTSDWLQKTASSLDRTLVILGCYEDETLIGGCPLLLSNPYGLLRIASSAALLAPYGGIVTAGIESTKRREKELHAEKVIASIRDHIVRKRFDHVDLVNSPGLGDIRGFTRNGWGARVYYTYMLPIDGDVFEHISKNARRSIRKAEKLGITATEHFDPETYWELTKNTFAKQNSQPPFSKKHLVNMLDTIRKKNLGEMWVARTPSGEVAAAEVIICDRKTAHRWSAASSEEHLNTGAASLLLGEVITHFADRNCSSVNLMGGNMARLSAFVSTFNPDLVPYYGVELSGPRYNIINGLNNRVKGVASRLTSRAGTGSPQRR; this is encoded by the coding sequence ATGGCGCGAACCGAGGTAAGGGCGCTGGAGTCCGGCGAACTGACGGCTTGGGACGAATTGGTCGCCGGCTCTCCTCAGGGGACGGTCTTCCACACGAGCGACTGGTTGCAGAAGACTGCTTCATCCCTGGACCGGACACTGGTGATACTTGGGTGCTACGAGGATGAGACATTGATCGGGGGTTGCCCCCTTCTCCTGTCGAATCCGTACGGATTGCTCAGAATCGCCTCTTCCGCGGCGCTGCTGGCCCCATACGGGGGGATAGTGACAGCCGGCATAGAAAGCACCAAACGGAGAGAGAAGGAGTTGCATGCCGAAAAGGTCATCGCATCCATCCGCGATCACATTGTCCGGAAAAGATTCGACCACGTGGACCTGGTGAATTCCCCGGGACTGGGGGATATTCGAGGATTCACCAGGAACGGGTGGGGTGCCAGGGTATACTACACGTATATGCTTCCGATCGACGGGGACGTGTTCGAACACATTTCCAAAAATGCACGGCGAAGTATTCGTAAAGCCGAGAAACTGGGTATTACCGCGACAGAGCATTTCGACCCCGAGACATACTGGGAACTCACGAAAAACACCTTTGCAAAGCAGAATTCGCAACCGCCGTTCTCCAAGAAACACCTCGTGAACATGCTGGATACGATCCGGAAGAAGAACCTGGGCGAGATGTGGGTCGCGAGGACTCCTTCGGGAGAGGTCGCTGCGGCTGAAGTCATCATCTGCGACCGGAAGACTGCTCATCGCTGGTCTGCTGCCTCCTCGGAAGAGCACCTGAACACAGGGGCGGCCTCGCTTCTTCTCGGCGAGGTTATCACTCACTTCGCGGATCGGAATTGTTCATCAGTCAATTTGATGGGAGGAAACATGGCCCGCCTGAGTGCATTTGTCTCCACTTTCAACCCGGACCTTGTTCCTTACTACGGCGTTGAACTGTCCGGGCCCAGGTACAACATCATAAACGGACTCAACAATCGCGTGAAGGGCGTGGCCTCCCGCCTCACCTCAAGAGCCGGCACAGGATCCCCGCAACGGAGGTGA
- a CDS encoding GNAT family N-acetyltransferase, with translation MAYSIELLSEGSIHQWEEFNDRSREGTPFHSIRWKHILEDVLKLRLRYYLILDGGKVVGICPFIEQSVGFFRGLNSLPHSEFNNMILDDSFDAGRLDEILSLFAEDYSFLHFNVYHPDIIAAINRDNFIVEHTGNMMLDLKQKPPEAIWSTFSRNMRYNIQIFEKRGFTIQEVHEPSEIKRFYHYYVENLTHINGDILPFSFFERLMERFPDEVRIATLTNGDVFAGGWLTLASPDRTTAYYQYLALNRDLPNRYTPTYPIYWDLVNWAWDNGYEKLSFGRQKLEPGNPRLQGKAKFGAEHVPIHARLVPLSRTVSLAYQLKRKLSGLQPADAPTAG, from the coding sequence ATGGCTTATTCCATTGAGCTGTTGTCCGAAGGGAGCATACACCAATGGGAAGAGTTTAACGATCGATCCCGGGAGGGCACACCGTTTCACAGCATACGCTGGAAGCACATCCTCGAGGATGTGCTGAAACTGCGATTACGCTACTATCTTATCCTGGATGGCGGGAAGGTCGTTGGCATATGCCCGTTCATTGAACAGTCGGTAGGCTTTTTCCGGGGCCTGAACAGCCTGCCTCACTCCGAATTCAACAACATGATCCTGGATGATTCGTTTGATGCCGGCCGCCTTGATGAGATTCTGTCGCTCTTCGCAGAAGATTACTCGTTCCTGCACTTCAACGTCTACCATCCGGACATTATAGCGGCAATAAACCGCGACAATTTCATTGTTGAGCATACGGGCAATATGATGCTGGACCTGAAACAGAAACCTCCGGAGGCCATATGGAGCACATTTTCGAGGAACATGCGGTACAACATCCAGATATTCGAAAAGAGAGGTTTTACGATTCAGGAGGTGCACGAACCATCGGAAATCAAAAGATTCTATCATTACTATGTAGAAAACTTAACACACATCAACGGGGATATCCTGCCGTTCTCCTTCTTTGAGAGACTTATGGAACGTTTCCCGGACGAAGTGAGGATCGCGACCCTGACGAACGGCGACGTATTTGCAGGCGGATGGCTGACACTGGCATCCCCGGATCGAACAACCGCCTATTACCAGTACCTGGCCCTGAACCGGGACCTTCCGAACAGGTATACCCCCACGTATCCTATTTACTGGGACCTGGTCAACTGGGCGTGGGATAACGGCTATGAAAAACTCTCCTTCGGGCGGCAGAAACTGGAACCGGGAAACCCCCGCCTGCAGGGCAAGGCAAAATTCGGGGCCGAGCACGTACCGATTCATGCAAGATTGGTCCCGCTATCGAGGACAGTATCTCTTGCTTACCAGTTGAAACGAAAACTCTCCGGGCTTCAACCTGCTGATGCCCCCACTGCAGGGTAG
- a CDS encoding polysaccharide deacetylase family protein — MMDLLRQDGEIWDLFTRQEEYGSCDQDRHDRFPYYRSRHRDICVPRASQVLVENGFHCEYPESQPFAICLTHDIDTVYRPLRSKGYEIAKALKDGNFKRAGNTALQMRSKKLPAWNFKEIADLEESHGACSSFYFLAPEKGAREYAYALEDVEGEMCTLLDGGWEIGLHGGCEAYLNPERLQAEKRRLEKILNRQIAGCRNHFLKFRVPETWELLEDAGFLYDTTLGYSDCVGFRNGMCHPFLPFNLNTGREMDIMEIPLTIMDRTLLHYMSLNPEQAWAQIERLLATVERLHGVITVLWHNEFMLGTTLRFYRKILKYGHDKGAWMTSGEEIAKWWKKEGLRAPPTE; from the coding sequence ATGATGGATCTGCTCCGGCAGGATGGGGAGATATGGGACCTGTTCACCAGACAGGAGGAGTACGGGAGCTGCGATCAGGACCGGCACGATCGGTTTCCATACTATCGGAGCCGCCACCGGGACATATGCGTGCCCCGGGCATCGCAGGTGCTGGTGGAGAACGGCTTTCATTGCGAATACCCGGAATCGCAGCCGTTTGCAATCTGTCTTACGCACGACATCGACACTGTGTACCGGCCTCTCCGTTCCAAAGGTTATGAGATCGCAAAAGCGCTGAAAGACGGGAATTTTAAGCGTGCCGGCAACACCGCTCTGCAAATGCGCTCGAAGAAACTCCCCGCGTGGAACTTCAAAGAGATCGCCGACCTCGAGGAGTCCCACGGCGCATGCTCCAGCTTCTACTTCCTTGCCCCGGAGAAGGGGGCACGGGAGTACGCATACGCGCTTGAGGATGTTGAAGGGGAGATGTGCACGCTCCTTGATGGGGGGTGGGAGATCGGCCTGCACGGAGGTTGCGAGGCCTACCTGAACCCGGAGAGGCTGCAGGCGGAGAAACGGCGCCTGGAGAAGATCCTTAACCGGCAGATAGCCGGGTGCAGAAACCATTTTCTCAAGTTCCGGGTGCCGGAGACCTGGGAACTGCTGGAGGATGCAGGGTTCCTGTATGACACCACCCTGGGGTATTCGGACTGTGTCGGGTTTCGGAACGGCATGTGCCACCCTTTTTTGCCTTTCAACCTGAATACCGGCCGGGAGATGGATATCATGGAGATCCCGCTCACGATCATGGACCGGACATTGCTCCATTACATGTCGTTGAACCCGGAGCAGGCCTGGGCCCAGATAGAACGCCTCCTCGCCACTGTCGAGCGGCTTCACGGCGTGATCACCGTACTCTGGCATAACGAATTCATGCTCGGCACGACGCTCCGGTTCTACCGGAAGATCCTGAAGTATGGGCACGATAAGGGCGCCTGGATGACGAGCGGTGAGGAGATCGCGAAGTGGTGGAAGAAAGAGGGGTTGCGGGCTCCTCCGACTGAGTGA
- a CDS encoding lipopolysaccharide biosynthesis protein, translated as MPSFISNLLKMASGTVIAQIVAIILIPVVTRLYPPEFFGVNQLFLSIGAVILVVSNLSYHFAIMVTERDEDSVNILGVCVVCLLGISTGVGVVFVGFADWFGSVFNTPLIADYFVWLPLYIIFSSLIVVLNEWLSRKVRYGVIARGIVTNTVSTRVIQIGGGLAHASPLGLILGSVIGTGLATLSLLRGLKEDTALLKTVTGERMMALAARYKHFSLYASLGSLANSASWELPAFMLAYFFNPTVVGYYALAIMAVKLPMAMVGKSITQVFFQKASEERIQTGDVKNVVREVHTRLISIGIFPFVVFVILAQDLFTFVFGANWLTAGTYAMIIAPWIFAVFIISPITSLFGVLDKQRAFFFFEILTLCALTLLFYIGGTFGDPIIALTLFSIGGVFIWGAKSAYLIRESEAGYRDSVLSLARHLLLSIGVSLPLIIAKFAGVPFLLLLGVAGVTAAAYYLLIFFTDALIRKEVLRMIRGSVPPGHVEWMERLGLFR; from the coding sequence ATGCCGAGCTTCATCAGCAATCTCCTTAAGATGGCGTCGGGCACCGTGATTGCCCAGATCGTTGCCATAATCCTCATTCCCGTGGTTACGCGCCTCTATCCACCGGAATTCTTCGGGGTCAACCAGCTCTTCCTCTCCATAGGTGCGGTGATACTGGTCGTCTCCAACCTCTCCTATCACTTCGCGATCATGGTGACGGAGCGAGACGAAGATTCCGTGAACATCCTTGGGGTGTGTGTCGTCTGTCTGCTGGGTATCTCTACCGGGGTGGGCGTCGTCTTCGTCGGGTTTGCAGACTGGTTCGGAAGCGTCTTCAATACGCCGCTGATCGCCGACTACTTTGTATGGCTGCCGCTCTATATCATCTTCAGCAGCCTCATCGTGGTCCTGAATGAATGGCTCTCCCGGAAGGTGAGGTACGGCGTCATCGCCAGGGGCATCGTAACGAACACGGTCTCAACGCGGGTGATCCAGATCGGAGGCGGCCTGGCCCATGCCTCCCCGCTCGGCCTTATACTCGGTTCGGTGATAGGGACGGGTCTTGCCACTCTCTCCCTGCTCCGGGGATTGAAAGAGGACACTGCCCTCTTAAAGACCGTTACAGGAGAGCGAATGATGGCTCTTGCCGCTCGATATAAGCATTTCTCACTTTATGCGTCTCTCGGCAGCCTTGCCAACAGCGCATCCTGGGAACTGCCGGCCTTCATGCTTGCCTACTTCTTCAACCCGACTGTTGTCGGATACTATGCCCTTGCCATAATGGCAGTAAAGTTGCCCATGGCGATGGTAGGGAAATCGATCACACAGGTGTTCTTCCAGAAAGCGAGCGAGGAAAGAATCCAGACCGGGGACGTAAAGAACGTGGTCCGTGAGGTCCACACGAGGCTGATCTCCATCGGCATTTTCCCTTTCGTTGTCTTTGTGATCCTCGCCCAGGACCTCTTCACCTTCGTCTTCGGTGCAAACTGGCTCACAGCAGGCACCTATGCGATGATTATCGCTCCATGGATCTTCGCCGTATTCATCATCTCACCCATTACATCCCTCTTCGGCGTTCTCGACAAGCAGAGGGCTTTTTTCTTCTTCGAGATCCTGACCCTGTGCGCATTGACGCTCCTCTTCTACATCGGCGGCACCTTCGGCGATCCCATTATAGCGCTCACGCTCTTTTCCATCGGCGGCGTTTTCATCTGGGGGGCGAAGAGCGCCTACCTCATACGGGAGTCTGAGGCCGGGTACCGGGACAGCGTCCTCAGCCTGGCCCGGCACCTGCTGCTCAGCATCGGTGTATCCCTCCCCCTCATAATTGCGAAGTTTGCGGGGGTCCCGTTCCTGCTCCTGCTCGGGGTCGCGGGAGTGACCGCGGCGGCCTACTACCTCCTGATCTTCTTCACGGATGCCCTGATCCGCAAGGAGGTCCTGAGGATGATCCGGGGTTCCGTCCCCCCGGGACACGTTGAGTGGATGGAGCGGCTGGGGTTGTTCCGATGA
- a CDS encoding right-handed parallel beta-helix repeat-containing protein, with protein MEFFLPPFFAGSPDPASPDQEETFGAESNPTGNPISGGEGYDEIFTSTDSRVDYVVTTTDELLAALSSAESGDVIYVDEMARIDLTDISGGVTVPEGVTLAGNRGERNTIGSAIYSFEVEEAGDYVVWGLASASHEESDSFWISVDGEGTRRWDLEAGSDWRWNREGVHRLSSGQHTLTIHWREKNSKLDGILITDDTDYLPDAAMEEQSGERHTWIEAESGTISSPMEAIADSVALGGAYISAPDGPGMGELPVSPGGRISLASTDSNYPAGLIVGGENVRITGLRIEGPDKDTDWIDEKKIGIYCTHRNFEVDNCEIWGWNGAAITMVGTGGSDMKAGGYIHHNYIHHCQMDGLGYGIVVSAGGVALVEANYFDYCRHAIAGTGVAGDGYEARYNICGPHAIATSPHAFDMHGKPDPNGSGTIAGDTILIHHNTFQATQPTGAYPVAIRGVPRDGAYIDHNWFYYTQQAPVWQTDGRSGITMTDNLIGPERNFHEEGPIRHV; from the coding sequence TTGGAATTTTTCCTGCCCCCCTTCTTCGCAGGCTCTCCGGATCCGGCATCCCCCGATCAGGAGGAGACGTTCGGTGCGGAATCGAATCCCACCGGCAACCCCATCAGCGGAGGGGAGGGCTACGACGAGATATTCACTTCGACGGACTCGAGAGTGGACTATGTCGTTACAACCACCGACGAGTTGCTTGCCGCCCTTTCGAGCGCGGAAAGCGGAGATGTAATCTACGTCGATGAGATGGCCCGGATCGACCTCACGGATATTTCGGGAGGAGTGACCGTACCGGAAGGAGTGACCCTTGCCGGCAACAGGGGGGAGAGGAATACAATCGGATCGGCGATATACTCGTTCGAGGTTGAGGAGGCCGGAGATTATGTTGTCTGGGGCCTTGCGTCCGCATCCCATGAGGAGAGCGATTCTTTCTGGATCTCGGTAGATGGAGAAGGAACCCGGCGGTGGGACCTTGAAGCCGGTTCTGATTGGCGCTGGAACAGGGAAGGGGTCCACCGCCTCTCCAGCGGTCAGCACACCCTGACCATCCATTGGCGGGAGAAGAACTCGAAACTCGACGGGATCCTCATCACAGACGACACGGATTATCTTCCGGATGCTGCCATGGAAGAGCAGAGCGGAGAGAGACACACCTGGATAGAAGCTGAATCCGGTACGATCTCATCTCCGATGGAGGCAATCGCAGACTCCGTTGCGTTGGGAGGAGCGTATATCTCGGCTCCTGATGGCCCCGGCATGGGCGAACTCCCGGTCTCCCCGGGCGGAAGGATCTCCCTGGCATCGACAGACTCCAACTACCCGGCCGGACTCATCGTCGGGGGGGAGAACGTGAGGATCACCGGCCTCCGTATCGAGGGACCGGACAAGGACACCGACTGGATCGATGAAAAGAAGATCGGAATCTACTGCACCCACCGGAACTTTGAGGTGGACAACTGCGAGATCTGGGGCTGGAACGGCGCTGCGATCACCATGGTCGGCACCGGAGGCTCCGACATGAAGGCCGGCGGCTACATTCACCACAACTATATCCACCACTGCCAGATGGACGGTCTCGGATACGGTATCGTGGTCTCCGCCGGCGGCGTAGCTCTGGTCGAGGCGAACTACTTCGACTACTGCCGGCACGCGATCGCCGGGACCGGGGTCGCCGGGGATGGCTATGAGGCAAGGTACAACATCTGCGGCCCGCACGCCATCGCAACGTCCCCGCACGCCTTCGACATGCACGGCAAGCCCGACCCGAACGGCTCCGGCACGATTGCAGGCGACACGATCCTGATCCACCACAACACATTCCAGGCCACCCAGCCCACGGGTGCGTACCCGGTAGCCATCCGCGGGGTCCCCCGGGACGGGGCGTACATCGACCACAACTGGTTCTACTACACCCAGCAGGCACCAGTCTGGCAGACGGACGGCAGAAGTGGGATCACCATGACCGACAACCTGATCGGGCCCGAACGGAATTTCCACGAAGAGGGACCGATACGCCACGTATAG
- a CDS encoding CARDB domain-containing protein, translating to MKKPLFLALALCLVFAMAASAQAAPSQEVSEGTYDIVVYTDDTEIIAEDSTGQVISSGTAGTDDSEVIQTAMRAVEDGTVVIAPGNYALSSSIEVEVINPAATPTPTPTSTPVPSGNPDLVVTDISWEPASPATGDTIVMKAVIKNQGDGPTPAGVKHGVLFTFDDGAAGPGVWSDTHTASIAPGAWVTVTANGGSAGATWKAVEGTHTVKANVDDVYRIAESDETNNVMSKEITVPSVAPTPTPTATPTSTPAPSGNPDLVVTDISWEPASPATGDTIVMKAVIKNQGTAATPSGTIHGVAFTSDGNLGSKVWSDDFRTSIAPGASVTVTANGGSAGATWDAAAGTYTIQAWVDDVDRMVEENEDNNVLTKTMTVKATTPAPTPTVTPTPTATATPRPTQTPAPTPGNNVYGADANPTGNPIGGGDGYTNIVSRSSADFIVDTKSELLSALQSARSGDVVYVEGNANIDMSGTYNTRIPAGVTLASNRGENGALGGRIYQSKQSSPPSTAVLFRVDGQNVRITGLRIEGPEKNTNSVSYKPIGIYCTQRNSEIDNCEIWGWCDAGINMAGTGGSGMKAGGYIHHNNIHHCQMDGYGYGIVVTAGGVALIEANYFDYNRHSIAGDGVAGDGYEARYNICGPHALATSPHPFDMHGKASGSTTIAGDEVRIHHNTFLATSPSGAYPIAIRGVPRVGAYIDHNWFYYTQQAPVWQTDGRSGITMTDNLIGASGTLSKSGPIKYV from the coding sequence ATGAAGAAACCCCTATTCCTTGCGCTGGCACTATGCCTGGTGTTTGCTATGGCTGCATCGGCACAGGCTGCGCCAAGTCAGGAGGTATCAGAGGGTACCTACGACATCGTTGTGTACACTGACGATACCGAGATCATTGCGGAAGACAGCACTGGTCAGGTGATCAGCAGCGGAACAGCGGGAACAGATGACAGCGAAGTTATCCAGACCGCAATGAGGGCCGTCGAAGACGGTACCGTAGTCATTGCACCCGGGAACTATGCCCTGAGCAGTTCCATCGAAGTTGAGGTAATCAATCCTGCCGCAACTCCGACGCCGACGCCGACTTCCACACCGGTTCCCTCCGGGAACCCGGACCTCGTGGTGACCGACATCTCCTGGGAACCGGCGAGCCCGGCAACCGGCGACACGATCGTCATGAAAGCGGTGATCAAGAACCAGGGTGACGGCCCCACGCCTGCCGGCGTGAAGCATGGCGTCCTCTTTACGTTCGATGACGGGGCCGCCGGTCCCGGTGTCTGGTCCGACACCCACACGGCATCGATTGCCCCGGGTGCATGGGTTACGGTGACCGCCAACGGCGGCTCGGCCGGTGCAACCTGGAAGGCCGTCGAAGGCACTCACACCGTAAAGGCCAACGTAGACGATGTTTACCGGATCGCCGAGAGCGACGAGACGAACAACGTCATGAGCAAGGAGATCACGGTCCCCAGCGTTGCACCGACCCCGACTCCCACCGCGACGCCGACCTCCACACCGGCCCCTTCAGGGAACCCGGACCTCGTGGTGACCGACATCTCCTGGGAACCGGCGAGCCCGGCAACCGGCGACACGATCGTCATGAAAGCAGTGATCAAGAACCAGGGCACTGCTGCAACGCCATCCGGCACGATTCACGGGGTGGCCTTCACCTCGGACGGAAACCTTGGCTCCAAAGTCTGGTCTGACGACTTCAGGACTTCCATCGCCCCCGGAGCATCGGTCACGGTGACCGCGAACGGCGGCTCGGCCGGTGCGACCTGGGATGCGGCTGCGGGTACTTACACCATCCAGGCATGGGTGGACGACGTCGACCGGATGGTAGAGGAGAATGAGGACAACAACGTTCTCACGAAGACCATGACGGTGAAGGCGACCACACCGGCCCCGACACCCACCGTGACGCCGACACCCACTGCGACGGCGACTCCAAGGCCGACCCAGACCCCGGCACCGACTCCCGGTAACAATGTCTACGGAGCGGATGCCAACCCGACCGGAAACCCGATCGGCGGAGGCGACGGCTACACGAACATCGTCAGCCGAAGCAGTGCTGACTTCATCGTCGACACGAAGAGCGAACTGCTCTCGGCCCTGCAGAGCGCACGGTCCGGGGATGTCGTCTACGTCGAAGGCAACGCCAACATCGACATGAGCGGCACTTACAACACCCGGATTCCGGCAGGGGTCACCCTTGCGAGCAACCGGGGCGAGAACGGTGCTCTGGGCGGGCGGATCTACCAGAGCAAGCAGTCCAGCCCACCGTCCACGGCCGTCCTGTTCAGGGTCGACGGGCAGAATGTGAGGATCACCGGCCTCCGTATCGAGGGACCGGAAAAGAACACCAATTCGGTGAGTTACAAACCCATTGGAATCTACTGCACCCAGCGGAACAGTGAGATAGACAACTGTGAGATCTGGGGCTGGTGCGATGCCGGGATCAACATGGCCGGCACCGGAGGTTCGGGCATGAAGGCCGGCGGCTACATCCACCACAACAATATCCACCACTGCCAGATGGACGGTTATGGATACGGTATCGTGGTAACCGCCGGAGGTGTCGCCCTGATCGAAGCGAACTACTTCGACTACAACCGGCACTCGATCGCCGGAGACGGGGTTGCCGGGGATGGCTATGAGGCAAGGTACAACATCTGCGGCCCGCACGCCCTCGCAACGTCTCCGCATCCCTTCGATATGCACGGCAAGGCGTCCGGCTCAACCACGATTGCAGGTGACGAGGTCAGGATCCACCACAACACGTTCCTGGCCACGAGCCCCTCGGGTGCGTACCCGATTGCTATCCGGGGCGTTCCCCGCGTCGGGGCATACATCGACCACAACTGGTTCTACTACACCCAGCAGGCACCTGTCTGGCAGACGGACGGCAGAAGTGGGATCACCATGACCGACAACCTGATCGGGGCTTCCGGAACTCTCTCAAAGTCGGGTCCGATCAAGTACGTCTGA
- a CDS encoding glycosyltransferase family 2 protein: MSPDISVVIPLYNKGPYIARALDSVLAQTFQDFEVIVVDDGSTDGGAEMVGGFGDPRVRLIRQENRGVSAARNRGIEAARAEVVAFLDADDEWMPRHLEALMRLRDTFPRAGAYGTAYLLQENDSTVRVPPFSADIPPEPWEGLLPNYYRDAIRGTPPISSSIVAVPRRILDEMGGFDTGAWYGEDVDLWGRIALKYPIAFTWDGMGIYHKEAANRACNKKEPIREHVFVTSARNALQAGEVPPELREDLLEYVASRQIQIACRNLEAGRPDLARDNLKGCKTRYLWRSKYSALFWAYVPSDMYLVLKSHTVTSALLTGVSKIKKRAAKQLRFKSQTGGALK; this comes from the coding sequence ATGTCACCGGATATTTCAGTCGTTATCCCGCTCTATAACAAAGGTCCCTACATCGCCCGTGCCTTAGACTCGGTCCTCGCCCAGACCTTTCAGGACTTTGAGGTGATCGTGGTGGACGACGGTTCCACCGACGGCGGGGCGGAGATGGTCGGGGGGTTCGGCGATCCCCGGGTCCGGCTGATCCGGCAGGAGAACCGGGGGGTGTCGGCGGCGAGAAACAGGGGGATCGAGGCGGCCCGGGCGGAGGTGGTTGCGTTCCTGGATGCGGATGACGAATGGATGCCCCGGCACCTTGAAGCCCTGATGAGACTGCGGGATACATTCCCTCGCGCCGGGGCGTACGGGACGGCATACCTCTTACAGGAGAATGATTCGACGGTCCGGGTTCCACCATTCAGCGCCGACATACCCCCGGAACCATGGGAAGGCCTGCTCCCCAACTATTACAGGGACGCTATCCGCGGCACCCCGCCGATCTCGTCGTCGATAGTCGCCGTACCCAGACGTATTCTGGACGAGATGGGAGGATTCGATACCGGCGCATGGTACGGGGAAGATGTGGACCTGTGGGGACGAATCGCTTTGAAGTACCCCATTGCTTTCACCTGGGACGGGATGGGGATCTACCACAAAGAAGCTGCGAACAGGGCCTGCAATAAGAAAGAGCCGATACGGGAGCATGTCTTCGTGACCTCCGCGCGGAATGCACTGCAGGCCGGAGAGGTGCCGCCGGAGTTGAGAGAAGACCTGCTGGAATATGTAGCATCCAGACAGATCCAGATTGCATGCCGTAATCTGGAGGCAGGCAGGCCCGATCTTGCAAGAGACAACCTGAAGGGTTGTAAGACCCGGTACCTCTGGAGATCTAAATATTCGGCCCTGTTCTGGGCATATGTTCCTTCAGATATGTATCTCGTACTGAAATCTCACACGGTAACTTCGGCTTTACTTACCGGGGTATCGAAAATCAAGAAAAGAGCAGCAAAGCAACTCAGGTTTAAATCTCAAACCGGAGGTGCCCTCAAGTGA